In one window of Solanum pennellii chromosome 2, SPENNV200 DNA:
- the LOC107011804 gene encoding dihydroceramide fatty acyl 2-hydroxylase FAH1-like: MVAQGFTVDLDKPLVHQVGHLGEAYQEWVHQPIVSKEGPRFFASDFWEFLTRTVWWAIPTIWLPVVCYSISVSIRMGRTVPEVALLVVFGIFIWTLMEYTLHRFLFHINTTSYWGNTIHYLLHGCHHKHPMDGLRLVFPPAATAILLVPFWNLIKFLATPTTAPALFGGGLLGYVMYDVTHYYLHHGQPTVEVPKNLKKYHLNHHFRIQNKGFGITSSFWDKVFGTLPHSKSAKNR, encoded by the exons ATGGTTGCACAAGGCTTCACTGTGGATTTAGATAAGCCACTTGTACACCAG GTTGGCCACCTTGGAGAAGCTTATCAAGAGTGGGTTCACCAGCCCATTGTCAGCAAGGAAGGTCCTCGATTTTTTGCTAGTGACTTTTGGGAG TTTCTGACTCGCACAGTTTGGTGGGCAATTCCTACCATATGGCTTCCAGTTGTGTGCTATAGCATCTCCGTTTCTATCCGTATGGGTCGTACTGTTCCAGAGGTGGCACTGTTGGTGGTTTTTGGCATTTTCATCTGGACACTGATGGAATACACTCTTCATCGTTTTCTTTTCCATATCAATACAACGAGCTATTG GGGAAACACTATTCATTATCTTCTTCATGGCTGTCATCATAAGCATCCCATGGATGGTCTACGGCTGGTCTTTCCTCCTGCTGCAACGGCTATTCTCCTTGTACCA TTCTGGAACTTGATCAAATTCCTGGCAACTCCCACTACTGCTCCTGCTTTGTTTGGAGGCGGTTTATTGGGCTATGTTATGTATGATGTAACCCACTACTACTTGCATCACGGGCAACCAACAGTTGAAGTGCCTAAAAATCTCAAG AAATATCACTTGAATCATCATTTTCGTATCCAGAACAAAGGTTTTGGTATCACCTCCTCCTTCTGGGACAAAGTGTTTGGAACACTACCACATTCAAAATCAGCCAAGAACAGATGA
- the LOC107010780 gene encoding berberine bridge enzyme-like 22, which produces MVYCIVLLVFFLLTITPISYGNLQDFATCMSFHTTSTCSSVVHSQQSSSYTYLLQESQQNPRWLNSTSLLKPSFIVTPKTQNEIQGAILCAKKHGLQVRVMSGGHDYEGLSFLCKKPFIILDLVDYRSINIDIENETAWIQSGATIGEVYYNIAKKSNILGFPAGLCPSVGVGGHFSGGGIGTMMRKYGLAADNIIDANLVDANGTILNRKTMGEDVFWAIRGGGGASFGVVSAWKVKLVRVPSLVTVFTIHKRLDQEGVELVHNWQYIASKLPKGLFIRVLIQQIDGSDIQGNAKQAEVLFNSLFLGLKTDLISVMNANFPELGLKMEDCTEMSWIKSVLYFTGYQKGEPLEVLLDRKTQYKSNFKAKSDFVVEPMPESVFQGISERFSHKKLVFMIMDPLGGKMDEIEEYEIPFPHRKGNIYNIQYIVKWDSNEGSKQYLYWLQNLYKYMEPYVSNSPRAAYLNYRDLDLGINQQGNDSSYRQAIMTWGTKYFKGNFQRLAKAKHQIDPNNFFTNEQSIPPLCC; this is translated from the coding sequence ATGGTTTATTGTATAGTACTACtagttttctttcttcttaCAATTACACCAATTAGCTATGGAAATCTTCAAGATTTTGCTACATGCATGTCTTTTCACACTACTTCAACTTGTTCAAGTGTTGTTCATTCCCAACAATCATCTTCATATACATATCTTCTACAAGAATCTCAACAAAATCCAAGATGGTTAAATTCAACATCACTACTTAAGCCATCATTCATAGTGACACCAAAGACACAAAATGAGATCCAAGGGGCAATTCTTTGTGCCAAGAAACATGGTTTACAAGTTAGAGTGATGAGTGGAGGTCATGATTATGAAGGACTATCTTTTCTTTGCAAAAAACCTTTCATAATCCTTGATTTAGTCGATTATCGATCGATTAACATTGACATAGAAAATGAAACTGCTTGGATTCAAAGTGGTGCAACTATTGGTGAAGTTTACTATAACATAGCCAAGAAAAGTAACATTCTTGGATTTCCAGCTGGCTTATGCCCAAGTGTTGGTGTTGGTGGACACTTTAGTGGAGGTGGCATTGGCACTATGATGAGAAAATATGGCCTGGCTGCTGATAATATTATAGATGCCAATTTGGTTGATGCAAATGGTACAATTCTAAACAGAAAAACAATGGGAGAAGATGTATTTTGGGCAATTAGAGGAGGTGGAGGAGCTAGTTTTGGAGTAGTATCAGCCTGGAAAGTGAAACTAGTTCGCGTTCCATCTCTCGTCACAGTATTCACAATTCACAAGAGGTTAGATCAAGAAGGTGTCGAGCTTGTACATAACTGGCAATACATAGCTAGCAAACTACCCAAGGGTCTCTTCATTCGAGTACTCATTCAACAAATCGATGGAAGTGATATCCAGGGGAATGCGAAACAAGCTGAAGTCTTGTTCAATTCACTCTTCTTAGGACTTAAAACAGACCTGATTTCTGTTATGAACGCGAATTTCCCTGAATTAGGATTGAAGATGGAAGATTGCACGGAGATGAGCTGGATAAAATCCGTCCTCTACTTCACCGGTTACCAAAAAGGCGAACCACTAGAAGTCCTGTTGGATAGAAAAACACAATATAAAAGCAACTTCAAGGCAAAATCAGATTTCGTCGTTGAGCCAATGCCTGAAAGTGTTTTCCAGGGGATTTCAGAGAGGTTTTCGCACAAAAAACTAGTTTTCATGATAATGGATCCATTAGGAGGTAAAATGgatgaaattgaagaatatgaaatacCGTTTCCTCATAGAAAAGGGAACATTTACAACATACAATACATAGTGAAATGGGATTCAAATGAGGGATCCAAACAATACTTGTATTGGCTTCAAAATCTTTACAAGTACATGGAGCCATATGTGTCGAATTCACCAAGAGCGGCTTATCTCAACTATAGAGATCTTGATTTGGGAATCAACCAACAAGGTAATGACTCGAGTTATCGACAAGCTATCATGACTTGGGGTACCAAGTATTTTAAAGGTAACTTTCAAAGACTGGCAAAAGCAAAACATCAAATTGATCCAAATAACTTTTTCACAAATGAACAAAGTATTCCTCCTCTTTGTTGTTAG
- the LOC107010421 gene encoding berberine bridge enzyme-like 13: MASSNCIMVTLILILLWSSSSVLSDTTIPEKFYQCICKNSDFSDPFSSAFYTPNDASFNTILNSTAQNLRCLMPSVPKPDLIFTPITEPHVQASVICAKKLNLQVRVRSGGHDYEGISYISEMGFPFVIVDLLKLRGIDVNTEENSAWAQAGATVGEVYYRISEKSKTLGFPAGLCTSLGIGGHITGGAYGSMMRKFGLGVDNVIDARIVNANGTILDRQSMGEDLFWAIRGGGGASFGIILSWKMKLVTVPSTVTVFTVSKTLEDGATKVLYKWQQVADKIDDRLFMRVVINVVDKKDAKGERTVQTAYNSLFLGNGETLLRITNESFPELGLTRKDVTEMSWIESILYIAGYANNTPPEVLLQGKSQFKNYFKAKSDFVKVPIPETGLEGLWELLLEEDSPLMIWNPYGGMMANISESDTPFPHRKGVIFKIQYLTLWNQPNKEIATKHVDWMRKLYNYMTSYASMYPREAYVNYRDLDLGMNRNSSFAQASVWGNKYFKNNFNRLVQIKTVVDPENFFKHEQSIPVKG, translated from the coding sequence ATGGCTTCTTCAAACTGTATTATGGTTACATTAATCCTAATCTTATTGTGGAGTTCTTCTTCTGTTCTTTCTGATACAACAATCCCTGAAAAATTCTATCAATGTATTTGCAAGAATTCTGATTTCTCTGACCCTTTTTCCTCTGCTTTCTATACCCCAAATGATGCTTCGTTTAACACAATCTTGAACTCAACAGCTCAAAATCTCAGGTGTTTGATGCCATCAGTACCTAAACCTGATCTGATTTTCACTCCAATAACAGAACCCCATGTCCAAGCATCTGTAATTTGCGCGAAAAAGCTCAATCTTCAGGTGAGAGTTAGGAGTGGAGGCCATGACTATGAGGGGATTTCATACATTTCTGAAATGGGGTTTCCTTTTGTCATCGTTGATCTTTTGAAGCTTCGAGGGATCGATGTGAATACAGAGGAGAATTCAGCATGGGCTCAGGCTGGTGCTACTGTTGGTGAAGTTTATTATAGGATTTCAGAGAAAAGCAAGACTCTTGGATTCCCTGCTGGACTCTGTACTAGTTTGGGTATTGGTGGTCATATTACTGGTGGTGCTTATGGTTCCATGATGAGGAAATTCGGGCTTGGAGTTGATAATGTGATCGATGCTCGTATAGTCAATGCAAATGGTACCATACTCGATAGACAATCGATGGGGGAAGACTTGTTTTGGGCTATTCGTGGAGGTGGAGGAGCTAGTTTCGGGATCATACTTTCATGGAAAATGAAGTTAGTTACTGTTCCATCGACTGTCACTGTTTTCACTGTCTCGAAAACACTGGAAGACGGAGCAACAAAGGTTTTATACAAGTGGCAACAAGTTGCTGACAAAATCGACGATCGTCTCTTCATGAGAGTAGTTATAAATGTTGTAGACAAAAAAGATGCAAAAGGGGAAAGAACTGTTCAAACAGCTTATAACTCATTGTTTCTTGGAAATGGTGAAACTCTTCTACGAATAACGAACGAGTCTTTCCCTGAACTGGGATTGACGCGAAAAGATGTAACAGAAATGAGTTGGATAGAGTCGATTCTGTACATTGCAGGGTACGCGAACAACACGCCACCAGAAGTACTCCTACAGGGGAAATCACAATTCAAGAATTACTTCAAAGCTAAATCAGACTTCGTAAAAGTGCCAATACCAGAAACAGGACTCGAAGGGCTATGGGAATTGCTATTAGAagaggactcaccattgatgATATGGAATCCTTACGGAGGAATGATGGCGAATATATCAGAATCAGACACCCCATTCCCACATAGAAAAGGGGTGATTTTCAAGATTCAGTATTTAACTCTATGGAATCAACCTAATAAAGAAATAGCCACGAAGCACGTCGATTGGATGAGGAAACTCTACAATTACATGACTTCTTATGCATCTATGTATCCAAGAGAAGCTTATGTGAATTACAGAGATCTTGATTTAGGAATGAATCGTAATTCGAGCTTTGCACAAGCTAGTGTGTGGGGGAACAAGTATTTCAAGAACAATTTTAACAGGCTGGTGCAAATAAAAACTGTAGTGGATCCAGAAAATTTCTTCAAACATGAACAAAGCATCCCAGTAAAGGGATGA